Proteins encoded by one window of Vitis riparia cultivar Riparia Gloire de Montpellier isolate 1030 chromosome 11, EGFV_Vit.rip_1.0, whole genome shotgun sequence:
- the LOC117924723 gene encoding uncharacterized protein DDB_G0290685-like has protein sequence MVIVTVTVMVIVTVTVTVTVKVSVTVTITKTVVMVTLTVKVIVIVTVMITVAVTVMITDGVDYNDCHSNGDGDCHSNGDGNCDDNGDNNGNDIENDNSDIDRNSIGNGNGDGDGNSDSNKYDNGNGKSNGEGDSNNIDNDDGNGDSSDYDNNNGYGSSDGNGDDNDKSNSNGDGDRNDNGKVDNDSDKNNDGNDNGDGDGNVTVTDIDCNSDSNVDSISNGDGDSNIDDNGDNNDDGIGYDNDDGNRYDNDDDNNDNNSYDNGNGNGNGDGNSIDNGDSKGDNNDDGNGNCNNNCNDDGDGNYNSNGERDSNSIDNGDDNDNGSGESNGDGNSDSSGDDNGNGNGNDDGSSDYNIDDHGAHDHDGYNNGDRDGDGNNDRDDHSDCNGDGHSDSEGDCHNDSHGDGHGDDNDDDNDTYHGNDHNNGNGDDNGNGDDNSNGNGDGNEDEDDNSNSEGNGNGECISNGNSYGNDNGNSKSNDHCNGNGDRNYSNNGDLNDDGNGDGGGNGDRDSNDDDDANGNGNGDGHSNGDVDGDSNSNNKSYDCGNGHSHGDGNSHSNGDGNSNGNVKDNGDGDGNSDENGNDIDDSDGNDEDNGDSNNDENDNGNGYRGSNGNRNGESNSKDDCNGNNDGNSDSDGSGNNHGHDDGNDSDNNNRKSNGNSNGNSNDNGNGINDDNGDSDGNNDGDNDGNSEDNNNGSGDGSCNDDGSCNDDNNGYGDSNCKGNGIADGDTNRNGDFDVNSDVNGNSDGNGNGDGNFDGNDNDNSNSDCNGHNDGNGDDDGNGNGDSNGHDDSNVDDGNGHDDGNNDSNSDGNDNGDGSGHDDGNGDGNGHESGDNNNDGNGNSDDYGNNDGNAVGNGDSNGNGNKDDNGDSDGSSDSNCDSNGYDNGNDNSNSDGNDDGHCNGAGNDDGNNDDNGNCYDNDHFNCYAYDNNNGNSDGDSNGNGNGEGDGDSNDNNDGNGDDSGDSNSNDDIHCNGNSNGHDNVKRSLNYYSDSKGNGNGEGDNSITVTIKVTVMLIVMVTIMVTVMVTMLVTVSVTVMITKMVTVAVIVTVTVTATVTAIFTYYKELK, from the exons ATGGTTATCgtaacggtaacggtgatggttatcgtaacggtaacggtaacggtgacCGTAAAAGTATCGGTAACGGTGACAATAACGAAAACGGTGGTGATGGTGACTTTAACGGTGAAGGTAATAGTGATTGTAACGGTGATGATAACGGTGGCAGTGACGGTGATGATAACGGATGGTGTCGATTACAATGACTGTCACAGTAACGGTGATGGTGACTGTCACAGTAATGGTGATGGTAACTGTGACGATAATGGTGATAATAATGGTAACGATATCGAAAACGATAACAGTGACATTGATAGAAACAGTATcggtaatggtaacggtgatggtGACGGTAATAGTGACAGTAACAAATACGATAATGGTAACGGTAAGAGTAACGGTGAAGGTGACAGTAACAATATCGATAACGATGACGGTAACGGTGACAGTAGTGATTACGATAACAATAACGGTTACGGTAGTAGTGATGGTAATGGTGACGATAACGATAAAAGTAACAGTAACGGTGATGGTGACCGTAACGATAACGGTAAGGTTGACAATGACAGTGACAAAAACAATGACGGTAACGATAACGGTGACGGTGACGGTAACG TTACAGTAACTGACATTGATTGTAATAGTGACAGTAACGTTGACAGTATCAGTAACGGTGACGGTGACAGTAATATTGACGATAACGGTGACAATAACGATGACGGTATTGGTTATGATAACGATGATGGTAACAGATATGATAACGACGACGATAACAATGACAATAACAGTTATGATAAtggtaatggtaatggtaacggtgacggtaacaGTATTGATAATGGTGACAGTAAAGGTGACAATAACGATGATGGTAACGGTAACTGTAATAATAATTGTAACGATGATGGTGACG GTAACTATAATAGTAACGGTGAACGTGATAGTAATAGTATCGATAATGGTGACGATAACGATAATGGTAGCGGTGAGAGTAATGGGGACGGTAACAGTGACAGTAGCGGTGACGATAAcggtaacggtaatggtaacgATGACGGTAGTAGTGACTATAACATTGATGATCACGGTGCCCATGACCATGACGGGTACAATAACGGTGACCGTGATGGAGACGGTAACAATGACAGAGACGATCACAGTGACTGTAACGGTGATGGTCATAGTGACAGTGAAGGAGACTGTCACAATGACAGTCATGGTGATGGTCACGGTGACGATAACGATGACGATAATGATACTTATCATGGTAACGATCACAATAACGGTAATGGTGACGATAATGGTAACGGTGACGACAATAGTAATGGTAACGGGGACGGGAACGAGGACGAGGACGATAACAGTAACAGTGAGGGTAACGGTAACGGTGAGTGTATTAGTAACGGTAACAGTTACGGTAATGATAACGGTAACAGTAAGAGTAACGACCACTgtaatggtaacggtgataGAAACTATTCTAATAACGGTGACTTAAACGACGATGGTAATGGTGATGGTGGCGGTAACGGTGACCGTGACAGTAACGATGACGATGACGCTAACGGTAACGGTAATGGTGACGGTCACAGTAACGGTGACGTTGATGGTGACAGTAACAGTAACAATAAGAGTTACGATTGCGGTAATGGTCACAGTCACGGTGACGGTAACAGTCATagtaacggtgacggtaacaGTAATGGTAATGTTAAAGAtaatggtgatggtgatggtaATAGTGACGAAAACGGTAACGATATCGATGACAGTGATGGTAATGATGAAG ATAATGGTGACAGTAACAATGATGAAAACGATAACGGTAACGGTTACCGTGGTAGTAACGGTAACCGTAATGGTGAAAGTAACAGTAAAGATGACTGTAACGGTAACAATGACGGTAATAGTGACAGTGATGGTAGCGGTAACAATCACGGTCATGATGACGGTAACGATAGCGATAACAATAATAGAAAGAGTAATGGTAATAGTAACGGTAACAGTAACGATAACGGTAACGGTATCAATGACGATAACGGTGACAGTGATGGTAACAATGACGGTGATAATGATGGTAACAGTGAAGATAACAATAATGGTAGCGGTGACGGTAGCTGTAACGATGACGGTAGCTGTAATGATGACAATAATGGTTACGGTGACAGTAACTGTAAGGGTAACGGTATCGCAGATGGTGACACTAACCGTAATGGTGACTTTGACGTTAATAGTGATGTTAACGGTAATAgtgacggtaatggtaacggtgatggtaacTTTGACGGTAATGATAACGATAACAGTAATAGTGACTGTAATGGTCACAATGACGGTAACGGTGACGATgatggtaacggtaacggtgacaGTAATGGTCACGATGACAGTAACGTTGATGACGGTAATGGTCACGATGATGGTAACAATGATAGTAATAGTGACGGTAACGATAACGGTGACGGTAGTGGTCACGATGatggtaacggtgatggtaatggtCACGAAAGTGGTGACAATAACAATGATGGTAATGGTAATAGTGACGATTACGGTAACAACGACGGTAACGCTGTTGGTAACGGTGACAgtaatggtaatggtaacaAGGATGATAATGGTGATAGTGATGGTAGCAGTGACAGTAATTGTGATAGTAATGGTTACGATAACGGTAATGATAACAGTAACAGTGACGGTAATGATGACGGTCACTGTAACGGTGCCGGTAACGACGACGGTAACAATGATGATAATGGTAACTGTTATGATAACGATCACTTTAATTGTTATGCTTACGATAACAACAATGGTAACAGTGACGGTGATAGTAATGGTAATGGTAATGGTGAGGGTGATGGTGATAGTAATGATAACAATGATGGCAATGGTGATGATAGCGGTGACAGTAACAGTAACGATGACATTCACTGTAACGGTAATAGTAACGGTCACGATAACGTTAAACGATCACT TAACTATTATAGTGATAGTAAgggtaatggtaacggtgaaGGTGATAATAGCATTACAGTAACGATCAAGGTCACGGTAATGCTCATAGTAATGGTGACAATAATGGTTACGGTAATGGTAACGATGTTGGTAACAGTATCAGTAACagtaatgataacaaaaatggTGACTGTAGCAGTAATAGTAACGGTGACAGTCACGGCAACGGTGACg